One Elgaria multicarinata webbii isolate HBS135686 ecotype San Diego chromosome 6, rElgMul1.1.pri, whole genome shotgun sequence DNA segment encodes these proteins:
- the FAM151B gene encoding protein FAM151B isoform X2 encodes MEGGERGENILDYFLNAKQIKTRDGAEIIWYHRANNKLQMTEAIRSTAHMIEADVLLHEGAESDEPIMAHPPETSSDNTLKEWLNEIKNTNKGIKLDFKSLAAVNPSLRLLGNTKLRQPIWMNADILPGPNGSNCVVDAKGFLDTVISFFPDVTLSLGWTTGWSNLKYNKGYSSAMVQEMAAICRELTQPITFPVRAALVRQSISELLWLLEQSDRYTLTIWTGKHDEYSVEDLLFIRDSFDKSRVFYDILEPHNSEFRKTIGLKITA; translated from the exons ATGGAAGGGGGCGAGCGAG GTGAAAATATATTGGATTACTTTTTGAATGCTAAACAAATTAAGACAAGAGATGGAGCTGAAATCATCTGGTATCATAGAGCAAATAATAAGTTACAAATGACAGAGGCAATACGGA GTACAGCTCACATGATAGAGGCAGATGTCCTTCTTCATGAAGGAGCAGAAAGTGATGAACCAATCATGGCTCATCCGCCTGAAACAAGTAGTGATAACACACTAAAGGAATGgctaaatgaaattaaaaatactAACAAGGGCATCAAGCTTGATTTTAAAAG CCTAGCAGCTGTGAATCCCTCACTGAGGCTTCTTGGAAACACAAAACTCAGGCAACCCATTTGGATGAATGCAGACATTCTTCCTGGACCAAATGGAAGTAACTGTGTAGTAGATGCAAAGGGGTTTCTAGACACAGTGATATCATTTTTTCCAGATGTAACCTTATCATTGGGATGGACAACTGGATGGAGtaatctaaaatacaataaag GCTACAGTTCAGCAATGGTGCAGGAGATGGCAGCAATATGCAGAGAACTTACTCAGCCAATAACATTTCCTGTAAGAGCTGCTTTGGTGCGCCAGTCAATATCAGAACTTCTGTGGTTATTAGAGCAATCAGACAG atACACCCTGACCATTTGGACAGGAAAACATGATGAATATTCTGTAGAAGATCTACTCTTCATCAGAGACAGCTTTGATAAAAGTAGAGTTTTTTATGATATCTTAGAACCACATAATTCTGAATTCAGAAAAACTATAGGGTTGAAAATTACAGCATAA
- the FAM151B gene encoding protein FAM151B isoform X1, translated as MEGGERGFAGENILDYFLNAKQIKTRDGAEIIWYHRANNKLQMTEAIRSTAHMIEADVLLHEGAESDEPIMAHPPETSSDNTLKEWLNEIKNTNKGIKLDFKSLAAVNPSLRLLGNTKLRQPIWMNADILPGPNGSNCVVDAKGFLDTVISFFPDVTLSLGWTTGWSNLKYNKGYSSAMVQEMAAICRELTQPITFPVRAALVRQSISELLWLLEQSDRYTLTIWTGKHDEYSVEDLLFIRDSFDKSRVFYDILEPHNSEFRKTIGLKITA; from the exons ATGGAAGGGGGCGAGCGAG GGTTTGCAGGTGAAAATATATTGGATTACTTTTTGAATGCTAAACAAATTAAGACAAGAGATGGAGCTGAAATCATCTGGTATCATAGAGCAAATAATAAGTTACAAATGACAGAGGCAATACGGA GTACAGCTCACATGATAGAGGCAGATGTCCTTCTTCATGAAGGAGCAGAAAGTGATGAACCAATCATGGCTCATCCGCCTGAAACAAGTAGTGATAACACACTAAAGGAATGgctaaatgaaattaaaaatactAACAAGGGCATCAAGCTTGATTTTAAAAG CCTAGCAGCTGTGAATCCCTCACTGAGGCTTCTTGGAAACACAAAACTCAGGCAACCCATTTGGATGAATGCAGACATTCTTCCTGGACCAAATGGAAGTAACTGTGTAGTAGATGCAAAGGGGTTTCTAGACACAGTGATATCATTTTTTCCAGATGTAACCTTATCATTGGGATGGACAACTGGATGGAGtaatctaaaatacaataaag GCTACAGTTCAGCAATGGTGCAGGAGATGGCAGCAATATGCAGAGAACTTACTCAGCCAATAACATTTCCTGTAAGAGCTGCTTTGGTGCGCCAGTCAATATCAGAACTTCTGTGGTTATTAGAGCAATCAGACAG atACACCCTGACCATTTGGACAGGAAAACATGATGAATATTCTGTAGAAGATCTACTCTTCATCAGAGACAGCTTTGATAAAAGTAGAGTTTTTTATGATATCTTAGAACCACATAATTCTGAATTCAGAAAAACTATAGGGTTGAAAATTACAGCATAA
- the FAM151B gene encoding protein FAM151B isoform X3 yields MEGGERGTAHMIEADVLLHEGAESDEPIMAHPPETSSDNTLKEWLNEIKNTNKGIKLDFKSLAAVNPSLRLLGNTKLRQPIWMNADILPGPNGSNCVVDAKGFLDTVISFFPDVTLSLGWTTGWSNLKYNKGYSSAMVQEMAAICRELTQPITFPVRAALVRQSISELLWLLEQSDRYTLTIWTGKHDEYSVEDLLFIRDSFDKSRVFYDILEPHNSEFRKTIGLKITA; encoded by the exons ATGGAAGGGGGCGAGCGAG GTACAGCTCACATGATAGAGGCAGATGTCCTTCTTCATGAAGGAGCAGAAAGTGATGAACCAATCATGGCTCATCCGCCTGAAACAAGTAGTGATAACACACTAAAGGAATGgctaaatgaaattaaaaatactAACAAGGGCATCAAGCTTGATTTTAAAAG CCTAGCAGCTGTGAATCCCTCACTGAGGCTTCTTGGAAACACAAAACTCAGGCAACCCATTTGGATGAATGCAGACATTCTTCCTGGACCAAATGGAAGTAACTGTGTAGTAGATGCAAAGGGGTTTCTAGACACAGTGATATCATTTTTTCCAGATGTAACCTTATCATTGGGATGGACAACTGGATGGAGtaatctaaaatacaataaag GCTACAGTTCAGCAATGGTGCAGGAGATGGCAGCAATATGCAGAGAACTTACTCAGCCAATAACATTTCCTGTAAGAGCTGCTTTGGTGCGCCAGTCAATATCAGAACTTCTGTGGTTATTAGAGCAATCAGACAG atACACCCTGACCATTTGGACAGGAAAACATGATGAATATTCTGTAGAAGATCTACTCTTCATCAGAGACAGCTTTGATAAAAGTAGAGTTTTTTATGATATCTTAGAACCACATAATTCTGAATTCAGAAAAACTATAGGGTTGAAAATTACAGCATAA